AGCATGCGGTAGGCTTCGTTTTCAAAGGCATAACTGAAGCTCCGGGATAAACCTCCCAGGTCTTCCCGAGTGCGCTTCAAGCCCACAGCCAGAGTGCGTACTTCTTCTTCAGTTCTTCTCTGAGCTTCAGCAAGTTCCTCGACTTTTTGTTCGGTTCTTTTCTGAGCTTCGGCAAGCTCTTCAACCTTCACAGTAAGACCATCCAATCTTGTTTCTGTTTTCCTTTGTGCTTCAGCAAGTTCTTCCATTTTCGCAGTAAGGCTGTCTAATCTTACCTCGGTCTTTCTTTGTGCTTCCGCTAATTCTGAAACCTTTTGTTCAGTCTTCTTCTGAGCTTCAGCAAGTTCTTCAACCTTTACAGTAAGACTATCCAGTCTTGTTTCTGTTTTTCTCTGGGCCTCAGCTAACTCTTCGACTCTCTGTTCAGTGCGTTTCTGTGCTTCGGCGAGTTCTTCAACCTTCTGGTCAGTTCTTTTCTGAGCTTCGACAAGCTCTCTCTGCGCCTGAGCTAACTCAGCAACAATACCCTTCAACTCAGAGAAGTCTTCTCTGGTTACCTGGGTTTCTCTTATTCGCTCATCCACTATTTTCTCTATCTCCCGCCTTACAGCCGGGGTTATTTTAAATCGCTCTCTTCCACTCTGCATGGCTTCCATCTAAGCAAAAATAAGGGGAATTGGCAAGTATTTGCTCATTTCAGTGTGGTAATCAGGGATGCTAAATCCATGAATTCTTTGGCCACGGAAATGGCCCTCTGAGCATCCTCAGGCACATACTCTTTAGTGGGAACAAAATCCACATCCCCATAAAAAGCGATTTCTCTTTGACTCCTGAGCCACTTAGAATCTCTGCGAAGCTCAACTAACTTCAGAAAAACATCCTGGGGTAGCTTCTCCCTGTTTTCGAGTATGATATCAATAACCTCGTGCCATTTAGGAGGAGTTATACCCATTTTGAGTAAGATGGCCTTCTGAGCAAGTTCTACTACTTCTTGAGAGACCCTTATCACATCAGCATAGTCTTTTTCCTTCAAAAATTCTTCAAGGAGCCTGAGTCGTATTTTAGCTCTTTTTAAATAATCTTCAATCAGCTCTTTGCTCATCGTCTCTGAACATTGTATATTCCAGGCTTTTATTGCAAGTCACTAAAAAATTCTCCTTATATTTCTTTAACTTAGCCATAAATTCCCTAAAAAAGCCTTCTCTGTCGT
This portion of the Thermatribacter velox genome encodes:
- a CDS encoding HEPN domain-containing protein — protein: MSKELIEDYLKRAKIRLRLLEEFLKEKDYADVIRVSQEVVELAQKAILLKMGITPPKWHEVIDIILENREKLPQDVFLKLVELRRDSKWLRSQREIAFYGDVDFVPTKEYVPEDAQRAISVAKEFMDLASLITTLK